From the genome of Blautia pseudococcoides, one region includes:
- a CDS encoding Gfo/Idh/MocA family protein, translating into MINAAVVGTGNISNEHIGGLLAFPDRCKIVALVDIYPEKAQAVKEKYGLHHAQVFDSHEKMLKSGLDIHLVHVCTPPSAHAGIAVHCMDAGKNVLVEKPMAPSLKECDAMLEAEKRNGVTMGCIAQNRFRNSIYKLKKMADSHLAGKIRCAHVNSLWWRGHSYYDLWWRGTWEKEGGGPTLNHAVHHIDMINWIQGGLPVEVTSMLANVMHDNSEVEDLSFAALRYRDGSVALVTSSVVHHGEEQGITLQCENGKLAAPWSAAAETSQENGFPVEGHNKELMEQLNAACDAIPDLQYEGHTGEIDNVLHALENKSRPLITGEDGRKTVELITAIYKAGFQKRTVALPITSDDDYYTLEGIQKNAVHFYEKTGCVENFTASDITVGNYVDDK; encoded by the coding sequence ATGATAAACGCAGCAGTTGTAGGAACAGGAAATATTTCAAATGAACATATAGGGGGCCTGTTGGCTTTCCCTGACAGATGTAAGATCGTGGCCCTGGTGGATATCTACCCGGAGAAGGCCCAGGCTGTAAAAGAGAAATACGGCCTGCACCATGCGCAGGTGTTCGACAGCCATGAAAAGATGCTGAAATCAGGCTTGGACATCCACCTGGTACATGTCTGCACACCGCCGTCCGCCCATGCCGGGATCGCCGTCCATTGTATGGATGCCGGAAAAAATGTACTGGTGGAAAAACCCATGGCTCCCAGCCTCAAAGAGTGCGACGCCATGCTTGAGGCAGAAAAGCGAAACGGTGTCACTATGGGCTGTATTGCCCAGAACCGTTTCCGAAACAGCATCTATAAACTGAAAAAAATGGCGGACAGCCATCTGGCTGGTAAAATCCGCTGCGCTCATGTCAATTCTCTGTGGTGGAGGGGACATAGTTACTATGATCTGTGGTGGAGAGGTACCTGGGAGAAGGAAGGCGGCGGACCGACCCTGAACCATGCAGTGCATCACATTGATATGATCAACTGGATTCAGGGCGGCCTGCCTGTGGAGGTCACATCCATGCTTGCCAATGTCATGCACGATAATTCGGAGGTGGAGGATCTGTCCTTCGCAGCCCTCCGTTACAGGGACGGCTCTGTGGCTCTGGTGACAAGCTCCGTGGTGCATCACGGGGAGGAACAGGGAATCACACTGCAGTGCGAGAATGGCAAACTGGCAGCTCCCTGGTCAGCCGCTGCGGAGACATCACAGGAAAACGGGTTTCCGGTGGAAGGGCACAACAAAGAACTGATGGAGCAGCTAAATGCTGCCTGTGATGCCATACCGGATCTGCAGTATGAAGGCCATACAGGTGAGATCGACAACGTGCTTCATGCCCTGGAAAACAAAAGCAGGCCTTTGATCACAGGTGAGGACGGCAGAAAGACAGTGGAGCTTATCACTGCCATCTACAAAGCCGGATTCCAGAAACGCACCGTGGCGTTGCCGATCACATCGGATGACGATTATTATACGTTGGAAGGGATACAGAAAAACGCAGTCCATTTTTATGAAAAGACAGGGTGCGTAGAAAATTTTACTGCATCCGATATCACCGTTGGAAATTATGTGGATGACAAGTAG